A genomic segment from Echeneis naucrates chromosome 20, fEcheNa1.1, whole genome shotgun sequence encodes:
- the nfx1 gene encoding transcriptional repressor NF-X1, which yields MAEGSSDPPDLNPNGMSHEKTHQYKSRRGRHRHNNDRNLSNSYDSSQQYGYFHQGFNPSVSHNNSNNAEHHHPRYQEEDGARRRGRGRERRDGNRSVNGSGSSSWWQRHGIDNGVHRGGAHHSGANPMEGPDGPNWRRDEASRNLEQTNEDQDARAKKPRRFSQEQRRREQSKKGAHLKENKPSEDHHRSDDTKGENHPSENRERTQRNRAGQDCQHDDHQRKHSEAKRRQGPFKPPKPSSQEEMGSESGASGQEYSGLSRSSQDPPSKVGGASGKHVPLQARGGRRAHHRPSSRNWDKIPGSKETQTGCLIEQLSEEKYECMVCCDIIRLMAPVWSCQSCFHVFHLNCIKKWARSPASQADDSAEGWRCPACQHVALKQPTSYTCFCGKVTNPEWQRTEIPHSCGDMCGKKRSGVDCNHPCNILCHPGPCPQCPAFVTKSCICGKTSQPMRCGQATVLQCDRVCGSLLNCAKHTCAQVCHSGVCQPCQLQVQQVCYCGVTTRQELCGTDKEGFDGSGHFSCQKICGKMLDCEAHCCQQVCHRGPCQPCPRSPNLVKTCPCGQTPLAKLLELGYSERQSCSDPIPSCGKTCNKPLACGSSDVIHLCENLCHEDSCGPCLLTSTIRCRCGSKTKEVPCVTIETEDKLVFTCERRCNKKRSCGRHKCGELCCVIVEHKCSLICGYKLNCGLHRCQEPCHRGKCEPCWQSSFDELTCHCGLTVLYPPIPCGTRPPECKNPCTRRHECDHPVFHNCHSEEKCPPCTYLTQKWCMGKHEQRSNIPCHLQDISCGLTCNKSLPCEMHRCKRICHRGDCLAEGDCQQPCIVLRPDCGHPCSVSCHKGSSCPRTTCTAKVALQCDCGRRKEAVICTEAASSYQRYAAIAMASKLSDMQLGDSMDIGPFLTKKELKQTRLECDEECATLERNRRLAEALQIDSSSDPFNTRSSSVYSDSLKDDARKDLKFVTEIEEEIKNLVELVNKGKQPKRSHCFPPMNREHRKIIHELAEVYTVESVSYDSEPKRNVVITAHKGKSACPNSTLTSLIEREMTARAPPPIAHIKQHSSKAASGSTWSKMVKEEPIIDYFDVQD from the exons ATGGCTGAGGGCTCCTCGG ACCCACCTGACCTTAATCCAAATGGGATGtcacatgaaaaaacacatcagtACAAATCCAGGAGAGGAAGGCACAGACACAACAATGACAGAAACCTGAGTAATAGTTATGATTCCTCTCAACAGTATGGATACTTTCATCAGGGCTTTAACCCCTCGGTTAGCCACAACAATTCAAATAATGCAGAGCATCATCATCCCCGCTACCAAGAGGAGGATGGAGCCAGAAGgcgaggcagagggagagagaggagggatgggAATAGAAGTGTAAATGGGAGTGGCTCCAGCTCTTGGTGGCAAAGACATGGAATTGACAATGGTGTGCACAGGGGTGGTGCCCACCACTCAGGTGCAAATCCCATGGAAGGGCCTGATGGGCCAAACTGGCGGAGAGATGAGGCAAGCAGAAATTtagaacaaacaaatgaagaccAAGATGCCCGAGCCAAGAAACCCAGAAGATTTAGCCaggagcagagaagaagagaacaaagcaaaaagggTGCCCACCTAAAGGAGAACAAGCCGTCAGAAGATCACCACAGGTCAGATGACACTAAAGGAGAAAATCACCcttcagaaaacagagagagaactCAAAGGAACAGGGCAGGTCAAGACTGTCAGCATGATGACCATCAGAGGAAACATTCTGAGGCAAAACGACGCCAGGGACCATTTAAACCACCCAAACCATCATCTCAAGAGGAGATGGGCTCAGAGAGTGGAGCCAGTGGCCAGGAGTACTCAGGCCTCAGCAGATCGTCTCAGGATCCACCCAGTAAAGTAGGGGGAGCTTCAGGAAAGCACGTACCCCTCCAGGCCAGAGGGGGGAGACGAGCACACCACCGGCCTAGTTCAAGGAACTGGGACAAGATACCTGGGAGCAAGGAGACACAGACAG GGTGTCTAATTGAACAGCTCTCTGAAGAGAAGTATGAGTGCATGGTGTGCTGTGATATAATCCGGCTCATGGCCCCAGTGTGGAGCTGTCAGAGCTGCTTCCACGTCTTCCACCTGAACTGCATCAAGAAATGGGCTCGATCTCCAGCCTCTCAAGCAGATG attcAGCTGAAGGTTGGCGTTGTCCAGCCTGCCAGCATGTTGCACTAAAACAGCCAACTTCCTACACCTGCTTCTGTG GTAAAGTGACAAACCCTGAGTGGCAGCGCACTGAGATTCCCCACAGCTGTGGTGACATGTGTGGGAAGAAAAGAAGTGGAGTGGATTGCAATCATCCCTGTAACAT TTTATGCCACCCTGGACCGTGTCCGCAATGTCCTGCCTTTGTAACCAAATCCTGCATCTGTGGGAAGACCAG TCAACCGATGCGCTGTGGCCAGGCTACAGTCCTCCAGTGTGACAGAGTGTGTGGGTCTTTACTTAACTGTGCCAAACACACCTGTGCACAGGTGTGCCACAGCGGGGTATGCCAGCCCTGCCAGCTGCAGGTTCAGCAGG TTTGTTACTGTGGGGTTACAACACGTCAAGAGCTGTGTGGAACTGATAAGGAAGGATTCGATGGCTCAGGACATTTCTCCTGTCAGAAAATATGTGGAAA GATGTTGGACTGTGAAGCCCACTGCTGCCAGCAGGTGTGCCACCGTGGTCCCTGCCAGCCATGCCCACGTTCCCCCAACCTGGTAAAGACTTGTCCCTGCGGTCAGACGCCTCTGGCTAAACTCCTGGAACTGGGCTACTCAGAACGACAGAGCTGTTCTGATCCTATTCCTTCCTGtggaaaaacatgcaacaaaCCACTGGCCTGTGGCTCCAGCG atgtcaTCCATCTGTGTGAGAATTTGTGCCATGAGGACAGCTGTGGGCCCTGTTTGCTGACCTCTACTATCAGATGCAGATGTGGCTCCAAGACCAAG GAGGTTCCGTGTGTAACAATCGAGACAGAGG ACAAACTCGTCTTCACCTGTGAGAGGCGCTGCAACAAGAAACGCTCGTGTGGCCGACACAAGTGTGGCGAGCTGTGCTGTGTG ATTGTGGAGCACAAGTGCTCCCTCATCTGCGGCTACAAGCTCAACTGTGGGCTCCACCGCTGCCAAGAGCCTTGTCACCGTGGAAAGTGTGAACCCTGCTGGCAGTCCA GTTTTGATGAGCTGACGTGTCACTGTGGGCTCACTGTGTTGTACCCGCCCATCCCCTGTGGTACTAGGCCTCCAGAGTGCAAAAACCCGTGTACAAGAAGACATGAGTGTGACCACCCAG tgtttcacAACTGCCATAGTGAGGAGAAGTGTCCTCCCTGCACGTACCTCACTCAGAAGTGGTGCATGGGGAAACACGAG CAACGCAGCAACATCCCCTGCCATCTGCAAGACATTTCTTGTGGCCTGACATGCAATAAATCACTGCCATGTGAAATGCACCGCTGCAAGCGGATTTGCCACCGCGGGGACTGCTTGGCAGAAGGTGACTGCCAGCAGCCGTGCATTGTGCTGCGTCCAGACTGTGGCCACCCGTGCTCTGTCTCCTGTCATAAAGGCAGCAGCTGCCCACGCACCACCTGCACTGCCAAG GTAGCGCTACAGTGCGACTGTGGTCGAAGAAAGGAAGCAGTCATCTGCACAGAAGCGGCCAGTTCATATCAAAG GTATGCAGCTATCGCCATGGCCAGTAAACTGTCCGACATGCAGCTTGGGGACTCCATGGACATTGGCCCATTCCTCACTAagaaagagctgaaacaaaccAG ACTTGAATGTGATGAGGAGTGTGCCACTTTGGAGAGAAACAGGCGCTTGGCTGAGGCATTACAGATCGACTCGTCCTCTGACCCCTTCAACACCCGCTCCAGCTCTGTGTACAGCGACAGCCTCAAAGACGACGCCAG aaaagATCTGAAATTTGTCACAGAGATAGAAGAGGAGATCAAGAATCTTGTTGAGCTTGTTAATAAG GGAAAGCAGCCGAAGAGAAGCCACTGTTTCCCGCCTATGAACAGAGAACACCGGAAGATCATCCACGAGCTGGCTGAGGTCTACACTGTCGAGAGCGTGAGCTATGACAGCGAGCCAAAACGCAACGTTGTCATCACAGCCCACAA GGGGAAATCGGCTTGTCCAAACTCAACTCTGACATCACTGATAGAGAGGGAAATGACCGCGAGAGCCCCGCCTCCCATCGCTCATAtcaaacagcacagcagcaa GGCTGCCAGTGGAAGCACCTGGTCGAAGATGGTTAAAGAAGAGCCAATCATAGATTATTTTGATGTTCAGGACTAA